One window from the genome of Streptococcus salivarius encodes:
- the plsY gene encoding glycerol-3-phosphate 1-O-acyltransferase PlsY: MKILLLILIAYLLGSIQTGLWIGKLFFHTNLREHGSGNTGTTNTFRVLGKTAGTITFLVDMFKGTLAVLLPIWLGVTEVSPLVIGFFAIIGHVFPIFAGFKGGKAVATSAGVLLGFAPLYCVFLLLVFALTLYLTSMISFSSVTAAIVGLITLAVFPAIHFLLDGYDLIFTGVLTIMALLIIFRHTENMGRIRRHQENLVPFGLNLTKQNPNK; encoded by the coding sequence ATGAAAATCTTATTGTTAATCCTAATCGCCTACTTGTTAGGTTCCATTCAGACCGGCCTCTGGATTGGGAAACTTTTCTTCCATACCAATCTTCGTGAGCATGGCTCTGGAAATACTGGAACAACCAATACCTTTCGTGTTCTAGGTAAGACTGCTGGTACCATCACATTTTTAGTTGATATGTTCAAGGGTACCTTGGCTGTTCTTCTACCTATCTGGCTTGGTGTCACAGAAGTTTCACCTCTTGTCATTGGTTTCTTTGCCATTATCGGGCATGTTTTTCCAATCTTTGCTGGATTTAAAGGTGGGAAGGCCGTTGCGACAAGTGCAGGAGTGCTTCTTGGTTTTGCCCCACTCTACTGTGTATTCCTACTCTTGGTCTTTGCCCTAACACTCTATTTAACCAGCATGATTTCATTTTCAAGTGTCACTGCAGCAATTGTTGGACTTATTACGCTGGCTGTGTTTCCAGCCATCCATTTCTTACTAGATGGCTATGACCTTATTTTCACTGGCGTTCTTACCATCATGGCTTTGCTTATCATCTTCCGCCACACTGAAAATATGGGACGCATCCGCAGGCATCAAGAAAACTTGGTACCTTTTGGACTTAATTTAACGAAACAAAATCCAAATAAATAA
- a CDS encoding GNAT family N-acetyltransferase, producing the protein MTILETDRLIIRDLQESDLPALIAMNQDPEVMQYFPKPYSQAESLRLYQGIQDEVKAYGYSLWAVEEKDSQEFVGLVGLHHSDLRIFAGKEVVEIGWRLRKEFWNRGYATEAAQACLDFAFQQAGLSEVYSFTSLLNLPSQKIMQKLGMEFVKEFDNEKVPAGSPLYRHVLYRIKSFH; encoded by the coding sequence ATGACTATTCTTGAAACAGACCGTCTCATTATACGGGACTTGCAGGAATCTGATTTGCCGGCTTTGATCGCTATGAATCAGGATCCGGAGGTCATGCAGTATTTCCCAAAGCCATATAGTCAAGCGGAGTCCTTGCGGCTTTATCAGGGTATTCAAGATGAAGTTAAGGCTTATGGATACAGTCTTTGGGCTGTTGAAGAAAAGGACAGTCAGGAGTTTGTCGGCTTGGTAGGTCTGCACCATTCGGATTTACGGATTTTTGCTGGAAAAGAAGTTGTAGAAATCGGCTGGCGTCTGCGAAAAGAGTTTTGGAATCGTGGTTATGCGACGGAGGCTGCCCAAGCCTGTCTAGACTTCGCTTTCCAGCAAGCTGGCTTATCAGAAGTTTACTCTTTTACATCCTTACTCAATCTCCCTTCGCAAAAAATCATGCAAAAGCTAGGCATGGAATTTGTCAAAGAATTTGATAACGAAAAAGTTCCAGCAGGCAGTCCCCTTTATAGACATGTCCTCTACAGAATCAAAAGTTTTCACTAA
- a CDS encoding DUF1912 family protein, whose protein sequence is MTYEQEFLKDFEAWVVTQVKVNETALAASKKIWEEDGDERARDASYRYEAKLDAYNFLIGKFANYRAGKGFHDMPDGLFGERHY, encoded by the coding sequence ATGACCTACGAACAAGAATTTCTAAAAGACTTCGAAGCCTGGGTTGTTACCCAAGTTAAAGTAAACGAAACGGCCTTGGCCGCTAGCAAGAAAATCTGGGAAGAAGACGGCGATGAACGTGCACGTGATGCAAGTTACCGCTATGAAGCTAAATTGGATGCTTACAATTTCCTAATTGGTAAGTTTGCCAACTATCGTGCTGGCAAAGGTTTCCATGATATGCCAGATGGCTTGTTCGGGGAACGTCACTATTAA
- a CDS encoding helix-hairpin-helix domain-containing protein, whose protein sequence is MAKVKNKKKAFKHRLKKQGLFNNVKAPVPPVAPVPPVPPVAPQPVAETKTAAKEEVAAKDLSLEAFAELPEVEGLRSNLVETLYNEGLTSVAAFATVTEEEVLALKGVGPATVKKLKENGVSFKA, encoded by the coding sequence ATGGCTAAAGTAAAAAATAAAAAGAAAGCTTTTAAACACCGTTTGAAAAAACAAGGACTTTTCAATAATGTTAAAGCCCCTGTTCCACCCGTTGCGCCTGTTCCACCAGTGCCACCAGTAGCACCACAACCTGTTGCTGAAACTAAGACAGCTGCCAAGGAAGAAGTAGCAGCCAAAGACCTTAGTCTTGAAGCTTTCGCAGAACTTCCAGAAGTTGAAGGCCTTCGTTCAAACCTTGTAGAGACCCTCTATAATGAAGGTTTGACATCAGTAGCGGCTTTTGCGACTGTGACTGAAGAAGAAGTTCTTGCCCTCAAGGGAGTAGGGCCTGCGACAGTTAAAAAATTAAAAGAAAATGGTGTTAGCTTCAAAGCTTAA
- a CDS encoding DUF262 domain-containing protein: MKNKVYYGEYSLEHWIKLILKKNIVLPDYQRYYVWNQEKVKTLIESFNKKEFVPPVTVGAFTDEEGRKNLILDGQQRLTSIFLAYLNLFPNRKCEDWAPKDFIPLANTNDDSEIDEGNDYKGVDWNFNRLLSIGSSKASIKEKVKTEQYITLNVDIGEDFFKDNYLGFSFIVPSYDGEERKKEQIKFYSSVFRHINIQGEALSNVESRRSLYYLNDALEPFFDPDIFKNIKLNDKKLDFVRYLAILDSYKKQDYNISQVAAGNGNKLEQFYTDYVYKIAEEFDFDFDFDNKISILSKNLEYDFFPENFPSIIDADIYMFGLIYFSVFKEKKLILEKNSNLKAEIVNKISELKDLKIKAGQEFEGTLYSYEYDYEYGYYHQKSPNALKYIRLRLKESLELYKEYFSE; the protein is encoded by the coding sequence ATGAAAAATAAGGTCTATTATGGAGAATATTCTTTAGAGCATTGGATTAAGTTGATTTTAAAGAAGAATATTGTATTACCTGATTATCAACGTTATTATGTTTGGAATCAAGAAAAAGTTAAAACACTAATTGAAAGTTTTAATAAAAAAGAATTTGTTCCCCCAGTTACTGTTGGAGCCTTTACTGATGAAGAAGGGAGAAAAAATTTAATTCTAGATGGGCAACAGCGTTTAACGTCTATATTTCTTGCTTATTTAAATTTATTTCCGAATCGTAAGTGTGAAGATTGGGCACCTAAAGATTTCATTCCTCTAGCTAATACCAATGATGATTCTGAAATTGATGAAGGTAATGATTATAAAGGAGTAGATTGGAATTTTAATAGACTTCTATCAATCGGAAGTTCAAAAGCAAGCATAAAAGAAAAGGTAAAGACGGAGCAATATATTACTCTAAATGTAGATATTGGAGAAGATTTTTTTAAAGATAATTATTTAGGTTTTTCATTTATTGTACCTAGTTATGATGGAGAAGAACGTAAAAAAGAGCAAATAAAGTTTTATTCTTCTGTTTTCCGTCATATAAACATTCAAGGGGAAGCATTGTCGAATGTAGAAAGCAGACGATCTTTATATTACTTGAATGATGCTTTAGAACCATTTTTTGATCCTGATATTTTTAAAAATATTAAATTAAATGATAAGAAGTTAGATTTTGTACGCTATCTAGCAATTTTGGATAGTTACAAAAAACAAGATTATAATATTTCTCAAGTTGCTGCGGGAAATGGAAATAAACTTGAACAGTTTTATACAGATTATGTTTATAAAATTGCTGAAGAATTTGATTTTGATTTTGATTTTGATAATAAAATTTCAATTCTTTCTAAAAACTTAGAATATGATTTTTTTCCAGAAAATTTCCCGTCAATTATTGATGCAGATATCTATATGTTTGGGTTAATTTATTTTTCTGTTTTTAAAGAGAAAAAACTTATTCTTGAGAAAAATAGTAATCTAAAAGCTGAGATTGTCAATAAAATATCTGAATTAAAAGATTTGAAGATTAAAGCTGGCCAAGAGTTTGAGGGCACTCTTTATTCTTATGAATATGACTATGAATATGGCTACTATCATCAGAAGAGCCCCAATGCTTTGAAGTATATTAGACTTAGATTAAAAGAATCCCTTGAGTTGTATAAGGAGTATTTTAGTGAGTAA
- a CDS encoding aminoglycoside 6-adenylyltransferase, producing MRTETEMFDVILQTAKVLQVDAVAMSGSRTDTRAPKDEFQDYDVVYVVDDLDNLTSDLSWLDSFGKRIIEQHNVLGNRRLYLMLFEDGNRIDLTLCPKEHIQEWVDSEAGFRVLKDDKGLFKAYQPNYKRYWICPPTEEEFATSCNEFWWVSTYVVKGIRRNQLIYATDHLYGICQQEVLKVLAWQVASDRGIVGIGKNYKYLFQYLPTEKEKKFSNLLDFSSVEKLTQSLFATMQFFHQEAKSLAQKMGFDYDKEVAEKMIEYAEERLETNETITK from the coding sequence ATGAGAACTGAAACCGAGATGTTTGATGTGATTTTGCAAACCGCAAAAGTGCTACAGGTTGACGCTGTCGCTATGTCTGGTTCACGAACGGATACAAGAGCGCCAAAAGATGAATTTCAAGATTACGACGTGGTTTATGTCGTGGACGACTTAGATAATCTGACGAGTGACCTTTCTTGGCTGGACTCCTTTGGCAAACGTATCATTGAGCAACATAATGTCCTAGGCAACCGTCGACTTTATCTGATGCTCTTTGAAGATGGCAATCGCATCGATTTGACACTCTGTCCTAAAGAACATATCCAAGAGTGGGTGGACAGCGAGGCAGGTTTCAGAGTGCTAAAAGACGATAAAGGTTTGTTTAAAGCCTATCAGCCTAATTACAAGCGCTATTGGATTTGTCCACCTACCGAAGAGGAATTTGCTACATCCTGCAATGAATTTTGGTGGGTATCGACTTATGTCGTCAAAGGGATACGAAGAAATCAGCTTATCTATGCGACTGATCACCTCTATGGCATTTGCCAGCAAGAAGTCTTGAAGGTCTTGGCTTGGCAGGTCGCAAGTGATAGGGGAATAGTCGGTATCGGCAAGAACTACAAGTATCTTTTCCAGTATTTACCTACAGAGAAAGAGAAGAAATTCTCAAATCTGCTTGATTTTTCAAGTGTAGAAAAACTTACTCAGTCATTGTTTGCTACGATGCAATTTTTCCACCAAGAGGCTAAATCTCTTGCTCAAAAAATGGGATTTGACTACGATAAAGAAGTGGCTGAGAAGATGATTGAGTATGCTGAGGAGAGACTCGAAACAAATGAAACCATTACAAAATAA
- the parE gene encoding DNA topoisomerase IV subunit B: MAKKEINVNNYNDDAIQVLEGLDAVRKRPGMYIGSTDGTGLHHLVWEIVDNAVDEALSGFGDVIAVTLNKDGSVSVSDSGRGMPTGMHAMGKPTVEVIFTVLHAGGKFGQGGYKTSGGLHGVGSSVVNALSSWLEVEITRDGSVYRQRFENGGHPVTGLEKIGKAPKSKTGTKVTFMPDASIFSTTDFKFNTISERLKESAFLLKNVTMTLTDLRGEEEVREEFHYENGVQDFVSYLNEDKETLTPVIYIDGDQQEFHLELALQYNDGYSDNILSFVNNVRTKDGGTHETGFKSAITKAFNDYARKTGLLKEKDKNLEGSDYREGLSAVISLLVPEEHLQFEGQTKDKLGSPLARPIVDGIVSEYLTYFLMENGDLASNLVRKAIKARDAREAARKARDASRNGKKNKKDKGLLSGKLTPAQSKNAKKNELYLVEGDSAGGSAKQGRDRKFQAILPLRGKVLNTEKAKMADILKNEEINTMIYTIGAGVGADFNLDDINYDKIIIMTDADTDGAHIQTLLLTFFYRYMRPLVEAGHVYIALPPLYKMSKGKGKKEVVEYAWTDGELEELRQKFGRGALLQRYKGLGEMNADQLWETTMDPETRTLIRVTIDDLARAERRVSVLMGDKPAPRRQWIEDNVKFTLEESGAF; encoded by the coding sequence TTGGCTAAAAAAGAAATAAATGTAAATAATTATAATGATGATGCCATTCAGGTACTAGAAGGGTTGGATGCGGTTCGCAAGCGCCCAGGAATGTACATTGGCTCAACAGATGGAACAGGGCTTCACCACCTAGTTTGGGAGATTGTCGACAATGCGGTCGATGAAGCCCTTTCTGGTTTTGGTGATGTCATCGCTGTCACCCTAAATAAGGATGGTTCCGTTTCTGTTTCTGACTCTGGACGTGGGATGCCGACAGGTATGCATGCCATGGGTAAACCAACAGTTGAAGTTATTTTCACTGTTCTCCACGCGGGTGGTAAATTTGGACAGGGTGGTTATAAAACTTCTGGAGGTCTTCACGGTGTGGGTTCTTCAGTTGTTAATGCGCTGTCTAGCTGGCTTGAGGTAGAAATTACCCGTGACGGTAGTGTTTATCGCCAACGTTTTGAAAATGGTGGTCACCCTGTAACAGGGCTTGAAAAGATTGGTAAGGCGCCTAAGTCTAAGACAGGTACAAAAGTTACCTTTATGCCTGATGCGAGCATCTTTTCAACGACTGACTTCAAATTTAACACCATCTCAGAGCGTCTTAAAGAATCAGCCTTCCTTCTTAAGAATGTCACTATGACATTGACAGACTTGCGTGGCGAAGAAGAAGTTCGTGAAGAATTCCACTATGAAAATGGGGTTCAAGACTTTGTATCTTACTTGAATGAGGACAAGGAAACGCTGACACCAGTCATCTATATTGATGGAGACCAGCAGGAATTTCACCTAGAATTAGCCCTTCAGTACAACGATGGTTACTCTGATAATATCCTTTCCTTTGTCAATAATGTCCGCACTAAGGACGGAGGTACCCACGAGACGGGCTTCAAATCTGCCATTACCAAGGCCTTTAACGATTATGCACGTAAGACTGGCTTACTTAAAGAAAAGGATAAGAACCTCGAAGGGTCAGATTACCGTGAGGGCTTGTCAGCAGTTATCTCGCTCTTGGTTCCTGAGGAACACCTTCAGTTTGAAGGACAAACCAAGGACAAACTTGGATCTCCTTTAGCTCGACCTATTGTTGATGGTATCGTTTCAGAGTATCTGACTTATTTCCTTATGGAAAATGGGGATCTGGCTTCTAACTTGGTGCGTAAGGCTATCAAGGCCCGTGATGCCCGTGAAGCTGCCAGAAAAGCTCGTGATGCCAGTCGAAATGGCAAGAAAAATAAAAAAGACAAGGGGCTCTTGTCAGGGAAATTGACGCCAGCCCAGTCTAAAAATGCTAAGAAAAATGAGCTTTATCTGGTCGAAGGGGATTCTGCCGGCGGTTCAGCCAAACAAGGCCGTGATCGTAAATTCCAGGCCATCCTGCCCCTACGAGGTAAGGTCCTAAATACTGAGAAAGCCAAAATGGCAGATATTCTCAAAAATGAAGAAATCAATACCATGATTTACACCATTGGTGCAGGTGTTGGAGCTGACTTTAACCTTGACGATATCAACTACGACAAGATTATCATCATGACCGATGCCGATACCGATGGGGCTCACATCCAGACCTTGCTTCTTACTTTCTTCTATCGTTATATGCGTCCACTAGTGGAAGCAGGACACGTTTATATCGCTCTGCCTCCTCTTTACAAGATGTCCAAAGGTAAAGGCAAGAAGGAAGTTGTCGAATACGCTTGGACGGACGGCGAACTTGAAGAACTTCGTCAAAAATTTGGTCGTGGCGCTCTTCTTCAACGTTACAAGGGGCTTGGTGAAATGAATGCGGACCAGCTTTGGGAAACAACCATGGATCCTGAAACAAGAACGCTTATCCGAGTGACGATTGATGACTTAGCGCGTGCCGAACGTCGTGTCTCAGTCCTTATGGGAGATAAACCAGCACCACGCCGTCAATGGATTGAAGATAACGTTAAATTTACGCTTGAGGAAAGTGGTGCATTTTAG
- a CDS encoding CPBP family intramembrane glutamic endopeptidase, producing the protein MKPLQNNKITKFLLISFLISWGFGWGLLVFLTQMGLLSLTSPLGVFLHLLGGFGPTIAAISCLPQKSIKSIVSFILGDSKKYIFLFLVLIFVQAGVIAFSSKEINPAFPLGNLFVIFLSAVCVYGGEEELGWRGTLQPTLETRFSFWISSLITGCIWAVWHVPLWFVIGSSQSRMPFILFSLFAIYLSILLAAVFKKTNSVLFCAIFHGLINTLLSLFVIKINLLFILGLVGLLFFSHYLQRNS; encoded by the coding sequence ATGAAACCATTACAAAATAATAAGATAACAAAATTTTTACTGATTAGTTTTCTCATTTCTTGGGGATTTGGTTGGGGATTACTTGTTTTCCTGACGCAAATGGGCCTCTTAAGTCTAACAAGTCCTCTGGGAGTCTTTCTCCATCTGCTAGGAGGTTTCGGTCCCACCATTGCAGCCATTTCTTGTTTGCCTCAAAAATCAATTAAAAGCATAGTTTCTTTTATCTTAGGGGACTCAAAGAAATATATTTTCTTATTTCTTGTACTAATTTTCGTGCAGGCGGGTGTTATTGCTTTCTCGTCTAAGGAGATTAATCCAGCTTTTCCACTAGGAAATTTATTTGTTATTTTTTTGAGTGCAGTCTGTGTTTATGGTGGAGAAGAAGAATTGGGATGGCGAGGCACCTTGCAACCAACTTTGGAAACTAGATTCTCCTTTTGGATTTCCAGTTTGATAACAGGTTGTATTTGGGCAGTATGGCATGTACCTTTATGGTTTGTGATTGGAAGTTCCCAAAGTAGGATGCCTTTTATATTATTCAGTCTATTTGCAATTTATCTCAGTATTCTCCTAGCTGCTGTTTTCAAAAAAACTAACTCGGTCCTCTTTTGCGCCATTTTTCACGGTCTAATTAATACCCTACTTAGCTTATTTGTTATTAAAATTAATCTTTTATTCATTCTAGGATTAGTAGGATTACTCTTCTTTTCTCACTACCTACAAAGAAACAGTTAA